GATACCGCACTGCCAATTTGTGCTAGAGCACCGTTCGCAGCAGATGGAAGCCGGATTCAGCAGACAAGCATGGTGCCGAATGCCCGTGGTTGTCAGCGGACAACAGTCACAAGCACTAACTCAAAGATTAACGGTCGGCAGTCAGATTACCGTGCAAGGCTTTGTAAGCTGCCATCAAGGGCGCAACGGGCTGAGCAAATTGGTTCTGCATGCCGAGCAGATTGAATTGATAGATTCTGGAGACTAGCCAAATGGCACGTTATTTCCGTC
The sequence above is drawn from the Serratia sp. FDAARGOS_506 genome and encodes:
- the priB gene encoding primosomal replication protein N; this translates as MTANRLVLSGTVCKAPVRKVSPSGIPHCQFVLEHRSQQMEAGFSRQAWCRMPVVVSGQQSQALTQRLTVGSQITVQGFVSCHQGRNGLSKLVLHAEQIELIDSGD